ATGATGTTAGTGTTACTAACATTTCAAGCAGACCTTTTAAAGACTATTGCTGATCAGCTACACCAAGTACTCACCCAGGCGGGCTTTTATAAGCAGCTCGATAAGCAGGGTGGTGCAGCAATAAGCCAGCAGTTTCAAGCGTTGTTATTGAAGGTGGTTGCTGGTGCTAATGCTTGGCTACATCAGCTGTTAGCCGTAGCTGCATTAATGCTAGCTCGGTGGTGGCAATCAGCACTCTATGTGCCCGGTGGGTTTCATAAAGAGCTGTTCCAGTTACGGATTCCTCCTAAATTGGCTATCGCAATACTGTTGATAGTAATAGTAGGGATGAATATCAACGTGGGCTTTGCTACGGTACTGCTGATTGGTTTAACACCCCTGTTTTTTTCAGGGCTGGCGATGTTCCACTCGATCATTGCTTTACAGAGTAATAGTGCCTTGGGTTTAGCCGTGTTCTACTTGATTCAGGTGGTTTTTGCCCAAGTTATGTTTCCTTTTACGGTTTTAGTTGCCCTCTTAGATAGCTTTATTGACTTTCGACGCCGAATGAATAAGCCAATAGGCCGCTAAGAGGGATAAAAATCTTGAGGTAAGCAAGATGGAAGTGATTTTGTTAGAAAAAATTGCCAATCTTGGCAATTTAGGTGACAAGGTTTCAGTTAAGCCAGGCTATGGCCGAAACTTTCTGATTCCTTTCAATAAAGCGGTTCCAGCCACTAAAACGAATGTGGCTGAGTTTGAAGCTCGTCGTGCTGAGCTGGAAAAAGTTGCAGCAGAAAACTTAACTGCTGCACAAAAGCGGGCCGAGGCTATCAGCGAATTGGCGCTGACCTTAACTGCGAAAGCCGGCGACGAAGGCAAACTATTCGGATCTATTGGTACTCGTGACTTGGCTGATGCTATTTCTGCAGCTGGTGTTGAAGTCAGTAAGAGTGAGATCCGTCTTCCTGAAGGGCCGTTGCGTCACATAGGTGAGTTTGATGTAAGTATTCACTTGCACACAGATGTTGATGCAACTCTGAAGGTTTTCGTAGAAGCTGAGTAATTTAATAAAATTAATTACTCAGTATGTAAAAAGCACTCGCACCCATTGCAATTGCGAGTGCTTTTTATTCTGTGTTATAAGCACTTTTCTATAATTCAATCTAACTACACTGCTTGTAGTGTATAGATTAATTATCTATTCCCTATCTTAAGCTGAATACCGAGTAGGCAATGGATCAAGGCCCTTCGCTAGAAACTGAACAAGCTGAACAGACAACCCTATCACTGCGGGAGTCACCTCACTCTTTAGAGGCCGAGCAGTCCGTCATTGGTGGGCTGTTATTAGATAATAGTGCCTGGGACTCTATATCAGACCGCATTACCTCTGTCGATTTTTATCATCGTCCCCATCAACATATTTTCCGCATTATTGCCAGTGCTGTAGCAGCTGGGAAGCCTTTTGACCCCGTCACCATAGTAGAAGAGCTAACTCAGCTTGACCAATTAGAGGGTAGTGGAGGCTTAGCCTATTTAACCGATTTGGCACAAAACACACCCAGCACCGCAAATATTCGTGCTTATGCCGATATTGTTTATGAACGGTCAATTTTGCGTCGACTGATCAAAGTTAGCCAGGGGATTGCTGATCGGGCTTATAACACTGGTGGGCGATCCAGTAGCGAAATTCTTGATGAGGCCGAGCGTGAAGTTTTTCAAATTGCAGAAGACAGGCCGAAAGATGGTGGGCCAGTTGGAGTAAAAGAACTACTGAATAAAGCTATTGATAGAATTGATGAGTTATTCAATGCAGGTGACAGTTTAACAGGTATCACCACAGGTTTTACTGATCTGGATGAAATGACTGCAGGGTTACAGCCTTCAGATATGGTGATCGTGGCAGGTCGTCCATCGATGGGTAAAACGACCTTTGCAATGAACCTGGTAGAGAATGCATTGCTTAACTCTGACAAATCAGTTTTGGTTTTTAGTTTAGAGATGCCAGCAGAGCAGTTGATGATGCGGATGCTGTCCTCACTTGGGCGAATTGACCAGACCAAAGTACGTACTGGTAAGCTGGAAGAAGATGATTGGCCAAAGCTGGCGGCGGCAGTAAACATGGTCAACGAGAAGAAATTGTTTGTGGATGATACGGCAGGTATCAGCCCAACTGAAATGCGCTCAAGAGCGCGGCGCATTGTTCGGGAACATGGTGACTTAGGCCTGGTGATGGTGGATTACCTGCAGCTGATGCAGGTACCTGGTAGCTCTGAAGGTCGTACCAACGAAATTTCTGAAATTTCCCGATCCTTAAAGGCGCTGGCCAAAGAGTTTAATACTCCAGTTGTTGCTCTTTCTCAGTTGAATCGGAGCCTTGAGCAGCGGCCTAACAAACGCCCAGTTAACTCCGACTTGCGGGAGTCGGGAGCGATTGAGCAGGATGCTGACGTAATCATGTTTGTTTACCGGGATGAAGTCTATAACCCTGATACTGAGCAAAAGGGAGTAGCAGAAATCATTATTGGTAAGCAGCGGAATGGTCCCATAGGGGCCGTTAAGCTAGCCTTTATTGGCAAGTACACCCGGTTTGAGAATTTAGCGCCTGGGGCTTATGAGGGTTTTGAGTAAATAGGCATGGTTTTAGTCCCTTGCAGCTGAAATAGCTTTAGCTCTGACTGTTATTAGTAAACCATCTAACCACCAGTAAAATAACCTGACTGGATATGCTATAAAATGGGTATCAGCCAAGGTTAATGGTGGGGCTTATACTATGGAAGTGGGTCATACTTCATCACTGGCGTCAAATAGGTTGCTTCAGCGTCCTGAGCTAAATCAGGAGCAACAGCAGCGGGAAGCCAGGGTACAGCAACCAGCAGGTATTGAAGTACAAATCAGCCGGGAAGCACGTAATACATTTGCCTCGCAAGCAAATTTAGCAACTCAACCAATCACCCTTTCAGAGCCGCCTCCCCCTAGTGCCCAGTCCACTGCTGTGGATGGACCACCTGTGACAGTCAGGCTGAATAATGAGCCACAGCAGGCTCAAGTAGCGGTCAGTAATGATGTTAGGGCAGATGAGTCTGGTGCCGCTACGCAGCCAAGAGAGACTTTGCAAGCACCACAGCAGCAGGTGCAACAGACTGATGCTGAGAGCCCCAATTCAACTACCGCTAATCCACCACCTGTACAGAACAACTTAACCACTCAGCAACCTACGGCAAATCAAACCTCTCTCAATACCTCAGCTAACAACAATAATAATGAAGTTGTGTTAGCAGTTGATATTCGGGAAGTCGTTCCTGATGCTGACGAAAATAATCAGGCACAACAAAATCAATCTAACACAGCTGAACAAAGTCTTAATGTGAGTGCTAATGTAGATAATGAAATAACAGCTGCCAATGAGAATAATATTCAGGCTAATAACGCAGATGTGGTGGCCATCCCTAATCCGAACCAGTCAGCTAACGCAAATAATCAGGTGACAGCTGACCAGGCTAACAGCAATACGGCTGATGCAGTTGTGGCCAATGAAGCAGAAGAACCAGTAGCAACAAATACGTCAGTTGCTATTGACCAGTTCAGGCAAGTAGCATTAAGTGATCAAGAGCGACAGATTATCGAGTCATTTGATGTTTAATAAGAGAGGCTAGCTTTCGACCACAGGTTCTACTCTGGGTAATGCCCAGACTTGTAGAGTTTCCTGAAGTGCGACCAGTTCAAGAGGTTTAGTGAGCTGGCCATTCATGCCTACTGCAGCAATCCGCTGCTTTTGATCCTGTATGCCATGGGCGGTAAGGGCAATAATTGGAGTAGGGGGCAAACTATGCTGTTGTTCCCATTGGCGGATGCGCTCGGTAGCCTCGAAGCCATCCATAATAGGCATTTCACAATCCATAAAAATAATTTGGAAACGTTGATTTTTAAACGCTTCAACGGCCTCATTGCCATTGGTTGCCACTTTAGGTGTGACATTCAACTTGGCAAGCATTCCTTTAATGACTTTGGTACTGGTAGGATTATCTTCAACCACTAAAACTTTTAAGTTTTGTGGAAGCTCATGATGAGTGAGGAAATCTTTAGCCATCATGCTTGACTGTGGCTGGAATTTAACTAGCTCCTCTTTTAAGGCACTTTCCAAGGTATAGTGAGCAATAGGTTTGGTTAGAATTCGTTTAACCCCGGCATTTCTGGCTTCAATAATACTAGGCATGTGGCTGACGCCAGTAAGCATGATTACCAATACATCATTACTAATATTGGGGTCTTCTTTTATTTTGGCCGACAGTTGTAGCCCATTCATAACCGGCATATTTTGATCTAAAATAACCAAGTCATAATGTGCTTGTAAGTTCGCTTTGGTTCGCAATAAAGCTAATGCTTCTTTACCATTTTTGGCAGAAGTAACATCCATGCCAAGGCTAAGACATTGCTGGGTCAGTACTTTACGACAAGTTTCATTATCATCAACCACAAGCACACGAACCCCTTTAAAGTCAAACTCCTGTTGAGGTTGTTTAGCTTGTTTGACAGGCGCAAGCGGCAGGGTAAAACAAAAAGTGGTGCCAATGCCGATTTCACTGTTAATACTAAAGGTGCCGCCCATTTGTTGAATCAAGGCTTTAGCGACAATAATTCCAATGGCAATATCAGGCTGGTTGCTGTTAAGTAATTCAGTTGTTGTCACTTTTTTACTTAGCAACTGTTGTCTTTCAAATTGGCTCATGCCATCGCTGGTATCTTTGACAACAATACGTAACTGTTGGCCTTGCTCGTATTGTTCGGCCGTACCTGCCAGTAATATTTCGCCTGCAGTGGTTTGTTTAAATGCATGGTTTAGCAACGAAAGCAAAATTTGCTGAAGCCGGTTGGGGTCGCTATTAATAATAGCTGGAACATCTGGCTGCAGATAGCTGATCAGCTCAATACTGCGTTGCTCAGCTGTTAGTCGGAACATATTAACGCAAGCTTCGATTAATCCTGGCAATTCAAAATCAGTGTTTTCCAGCTGTAATGCATGCTGTTCTAAGCGACTGATATCGAGCATTTGGTTTAGCTGGTTTAGTAGCTCATTACCTGCATGGTAAATCGTATTGGCATAGTCTTGCTGTTTGGGGGTGAGGCTGGTATCCATCAGTAATTCGCTCATCCCTAAAATTCCATTCATTGGGCCACGTAACTCATGGCTGATCTTGCCCAGAAAGTCGGCCTGATTAAGCTGGTTATTTGGGCGTCTGGCAAGTTGTTCTACAGCGGCCAGCTTTTCTTTTGCTTGTATATGAAACTGCAAACTGAACGCGTAGGATACACCAAACAAGGTTAAACTAGTGATACTAAGCAATAACCAGTCTGCTTTATAAGGCGCTAGCTGAATAATATTTAGAGTGAGAGCGATATTGATTAAAATAGCTAATGCACAAGGAGACTGGGCAGCTAGCATGAAACGGGCGCATTTATCTCCTTGCTTGAGGAAATACAGTGAGCAGCCAAAAATATTAAATACGATAAAGCTGGTTAGCCATAGGCTGAGTTTAGCTGGCTGCCAGGCAGGAAAAAGAGTACTAAATAGTGTGGCAAGCAGGCAGGCACCACAAAGCCAGGCAAAATAAAGGTCAAGTTTAGGGTGGTCGATCCCTATTTGATAGTAACGTCGATTCAAGTGGCTGGCAAAAGCGCAGCCAAGTAATAGGGCGATATCACTAAGCTGTGATTGTGAGGCAAAGGATAGGGAACTGAATTGGCTGAACACTCCTTGCCAGGAACCTTGGAATATTAGGGAGCAGCTAACTAAGGCAAACATATACAAAAAGTTGCGTTCTTTTAAGTGAAAAAACGCCAGCAAGTTATAAATAGCGACACAACAAAACAGGCCAAATAATAAGCCGCTTAACCATTGACTGCGGTTGCTGCTTACTAGTGCCTGGGCAGGTGACTTTAAGTAGCTGGTAAAGTTGAGGGACTGCTGTGACTGAACGCGTAAGAAGACCACTGCTGTTTGATTAGGGGCCAAGTGTAGTGGAATCAGCAGGCGGTGGTGGCTGGCTAATTGGCCATCTAACAGCTGTTGGTCTCCTGTATTCACTTTTTTTAGTTGGCTGTCCTGTTCAACATAAGCATCAAGCCAATTGATATCAGCACCTAGTAAAGTGATAAAAGGAGATTGAGCTGTGGCTGTGTTGTTATGAATCGTTGTACGAAGCCAGATTGCCGAATGGCTTTGATCAAACTGGAAAAATTTTTGCCGGTAGGGTGAAAATCGATGAGTGTAAGCTTCTGATCTTACCTGCTCAATAGTTAGCAGTGCCTTTTTGTCTTCATAAAATTCAAAATAATTGGCAAGGTCAACTTGGTAGTTGGTGTTTTTGATAACAACTTCGGCTGTTGCAGGAAGGCAAACCCAGAGCAATATCGCGAGCAGGCATCGGAGTATTTTGTGGCGGCTAGCCTGTACTTCAGACCTGTGCACGAGCGATATCCCTTCTAGATTAAATTAGCATTATAACGAACGTTAAAAGGTTGTCTAACCTGAGTATTTCATAAAGTTATTTAGTCAGGGCCTGTTGGCATTTGTTTGTATAGTGAGCAAGTGTCAACAGGCTCTTTTGATTATGACTTAGCTTGTTCTCTGGCAATAGCCTTGTGACCAATATCTTTTCGATAATAAGCATTATTCCAAGAAATTTGCTCGATTGCCTGATAAGCCGCATCTTGGGCTTGTTGAACAGTCTTACCTAAAGCCGTTACGCATAATACTCGGCCACCATTGGTAACAACCTGGCCATCCTGCTGTTTGGTGCCTGCATGAAAGACCTTAACATGGGTGAGATTATCCAGGCCGCTAATTATATCGCCTTTGGCATAGCTTTCTGGATAACCACCTGCTGCCATCACCACACCTAAAGCGACTTGCTCGTCCCATTCGCACTTGGCTTGATTCAGCTTGCCTTCAATAGCAGCGAGGCAGAGCTTGGACAGGCTAGACTTTAGACGCATCATGATGGGTTGCGTTTCTGGGTCGCCAAACCGGCAGTTGTACTCAAGCACTTTGGGGGTTCCGTCGCTGGCAATCATCAAACCAGCATATAGAAAGCCTCGGTAGCGGTTACCTTCGGCAGTCATGCCCCGAACTGTTGGCATGATCACTTCTTCCATGGCTCGCTGGTGAATTTCTGGAGTGACGACTGGAGCGGGTGAATAAGCACCCATTCCACCAGTATTAGGGCCTTTATCACCATCATCGCGGGCCTTATGGTCTTGTGAAGAGGCCAAAGGTAATACCTGTTCGCCATCAACCATTACGATAAAACTGGCTTCTTCTCCTTGTAAAAACTCCTCAACCACCACTCGATGGCCGGCTTCACCAAAGGCATTACCTGCCAACATATCTTCAATAGCGGCAAAAGCTTCAGCTTCAGTTTGGGCAATGATAACGCCTTTACCAGCAGCTAAGCCGTCGGCCTTGATCACTATAGGGGTACCTTTTTCTTGGATATAAGCTTTGGCTGGCTCAATTTCAGTGAAGTTTTGGTATTCGGCGGTAGGAATCTGGTGTCTTGCTAAAAAGTCTTTGGTAAAGGCTTTTGAGCCTTCCAGTTGGGCTGCTCCTTTAGTGGGGCCAAAACAGGCTAAACCTGCTGAATCAAAGGCATCTACGACACCTGCCACCAATGGCGCTTCAGGCCCAACAATGGTAAGACCAATATTCTTGGCTTGGGCAAATGCTATGAGTTCATCAATAGCTAAGACGTCAATTGCCACGTTGGTCAGCTTAGGCTCCAGTGCTGTACCTGCATTACCTGGGGCAACAAACACTTCAGTGACTTGCTCACCTTGAGCTACTTTCCAGGCGAGGGCATGTTCACGCCCACCACTACCAATAATTAATACTTTCATTCTGTTACCTAACCTTAGTGGCGGAAGTGACGAACACTAGTAAACACCATAGCCATACCTGCTTCGTTAGCAGCTTGGATGACTTCTTCATCACGCATCGAACCACCGGGCTGAATCACGGCAGTAATGCCAGCAGCAGCTGCGGCATCAATGCCATCTCTGAAAGGGAAAAATGCATCAGACGCCATTACTGAGCCAGCAACGGTTAAGTTTTCATCTTTGGCTTTAATGCCTGCAATTTTAGCGCTGTACACCCGGCTCATTTGTCCTGCACCTACGCCAATGGTTTGGCCGTTTTTGGCATAAACGATGGCATTGGACTTCACAAATTTCGCTACATTCCAAGCAAACTTCAGATCAGCTAACTCTTCTTCTGTGGGAGCGCGGTCAGTAACAACTTTTAAGTCTTCCATACGAACCTGATGGATATCGCTGTCTTGAACTAGCAGGCCGCCGTTTACCCGTTTGTAGTCAAGCTGAGGGCTAGGCACTGTAGGTAGATCACCACATACCAAGACACGTACATTTTGTTTTTGGTTAAGAACGGCAAGTGCTGGCTCATCTATGGCTGGAGCAATAATCACTTCAACAAATTGACGCTCAATAATCGCTTGAGCAGTGAGAGAATCTAATGGTCGGTTAAACGCAATGATGCCCCCAAAGGCAGAGGTTGGATCAGTTTGGTAGGCTAGGTTATAGGCCTGCAAAATATCGCTGCTTACCGCGACACCACAGGGGTTAGCATGCTTAACGATGACGCAGGCTGGCTCTACAAAGGCTTTAACACATTCTAATGCGGCATCTGTATCAGCTACATTGTTGAAGGATAGCGCCTTGCCTTGCAACTGTTTGGCGGTGGAGACACTAGCCTCAACTGGAGTGGCTTCTACATAAAAAGCGGCTTGTTGGTGAGGATTTTCCCCATAACGCATGTCTTCTACTTTATTGAGCTGCAAATTCAATGTGCGAGGGAACGCAGTTGACTGGTCACCAGTCTGCAAGATCTGTTTGCCTAGATAGTTGGCAATAGCTGCGTCGTAACCAGCTGTATGTTCAAAGGCTTTTACTGCCAGGTCGAAGCGAGTGCGGTCATTCAAACTATGGTTGTTTTCAGCCAACTCTTCTAGTATGGCTGAATAGTCGGTGCTGTTAACGATGATAGCGACATCTTTAAAGTTTTTCGCTGCTGCTCGCACCATAGTTGGGCCACCGATGTCGATATTTTCTATCGCATCTGATAGCAAGCAGTCTGGCTTGGCAACAGTTTGTGAAAATGGATAGAGATTGACTACAACCAGGTCAATGGGCTTAATGCTATGTTCAGCCATCACCTGGTCATCTTGGCCTCGTCGGCCTAAGATAGCGCCATGTACTTTTGGGTGTAAGGTTTTTACTCGGCCATCCATCATTTCAGGAAAACCTGTGTAATCAGAAACCTCAACAGCAGGAATTGAGTTTTCCTTAAGCAGCTTAAATGTGCCACCAGTGGAGAGGATTTCAATACCTTGTTGGTGAAGTGCAGTGGCAAACTCTACAATGCCAGTTTTATCAGAAACACTGATTAAAGCGCGTTGAATAGTTGGGGTGTGCATAGCGATATTACAGGGTGGCAGATTTTTTAAGTTAAATAAAAAAGGCGGATAAAATCCGCCTTTGTTTTTTGAACTAATTATAGCAGGCCATACTGCTTTAGCTTTTTCCGAAGTGTGCCTCGGTTCAAGCCAAGAATCTGAGAAGCTTTGGTTTGGTTGCCTTTGACGTAGCCCATGACCACTTCCAGCAGTGGAGCCTCAACCTCAGAAAGTACCATTTGATAAACGTCAGTTACTGTCTGGCCCTCGAGGTGAGAAAAATAATTACTTAGAGCTTTTTCTACACTGTCACGTAATGTCTGTGACTCTTGCTCCGGACTTGTCAAGTGTTGACGAAGCTCATGGTTTTCAGTTGCAGAGTGAGCTTGTTCTTGAGAAGTAGTTTCAGATGCAGTCATGCCGCAATGTCCTCTCCGTTAATTAAACGTTCAAAATACTCCTGAACGCAGGCGCGCTGAGCACTAATTGTTTCAAGCTGGTTAAACTGTTTGCGAAAACAGCTTCCACCAGGTTGCGCTGCCAGGTACCAGCCGACGTGTTTTCTAGCAATACGTATCCCCATATAGTCGCCATAAAACTGATATAGGTGATCCAAATGTGTGAGCAGTATTGCTTTGATTTCACTGAGGCTGGGAGGCGGTAAATGTGAGCCTGTTTGCAGGAAATGGTTAATTTCTTGAAAGAGCCAGGGTCGCCCTTGAGCAGCCCGGCCGATCATTACCGCGTCAGCACCGGTGTAATCTAAAACCGCTTTGGCTTGTTCAGGTGATCGAATATCTCCATTAGCAATAACAGGGATACTCATCGATTGTTTGATTGCTGCGATTGTGTCGTATTCAACTTCGCCTTTATAACCACAGGCCCTAGTTCGGCCGTGGACAGCCAGCGCCGCGATACCACAATCCTCAGCAATTTTAGCAATGGTTGTACCATTACGGTTTGCTTGATCCCAACCGGTGCGGATTTTCAGGGTGACCGGTAGGGGGACAGCCTGAACAACCGCTTTTAAAATAGCTTCTACTAATTGTTCGTCTTTCAGTAACGCTGAACCTGCCGCTTTATTGCATACTTTTTTAGCGGGGCAACCCATATTAATATCAATGATTTGAGCGCCTCGATCAGCGTTCATGGAGGCAGCTTCCGCCATCATCTTTGGGTCACCACCCGCAATTTGCACTGAGCGAGGCTCTGTTTCGCCAGTATGATCCAAGCGAAGTTGAGATTTTCGACTGTGCCATAAGCGGGTATCAGACGTTACCATTTCAGACACAACCAGGCCGGCCCCCATGCGTTTGCATAGCTGCCTAAAAGGCCTGTCGGTTACACCTGCCATGGGTGCAAGTACAACAGGCGGCTCAATTGTATAAGGGCCAATTTGGAGCACATTTAGCCTTTAGTGTCTGATTAATATTTAAGCAAATCGCGCCATCAATCAAACATATCAGATAATATTGACTGAATGAATAGCGATTAGGTTTTAGGGTTCGTCTTCACTGATTGGAAGGGGTGGCTATCATACTCTGTTGCTGGCTATGGATAAAGCACCTGAAAGAAAAAATTGTTTGTTTTAAAGTCAGTAATCGGCTGGAGGTGAATTTCTGGGTTAAGTAATCACTATAAGCCAGTCAGATTATTATGATTTATTGGGTGAGTCATTAGTTGATAGCAATGGTTAGTTAGGGCTTGGAGAAAAGCTAATATTGTAGTTAACCGCAGTGGGGCCAGGATCAACCACATCAAGTGACAAGCGTACAGGCACATTGGAAGGGATCATGGTTAACCCGGCTGCTTCTCCAGATAAGTACTCATCGGGTTGAAATTGCCGGGAGGCAACCAGCCGGCCACTTAAATCAGAAAAGCTGAATTCAATAACAGGGAAAGGCTGCTTAAACTGGGCTTTGTTGACAATGACAGTATCAATAATGAGTGCATTTTGAAATTTGGGGTGGCTCCTGACAATTAGTTTGCGACTCACGATTTTATCCACATCAACCAGTGGAGGAAGCTGACAGCCAACTATCTTACAAGCAGTTGCATAGTAAGGTCGCCAGCTTAATTTGGTGGCATATTCATCAAAGTTGTACCAGGCCAGTTGAGCCACAATAGCAAAAATGGCAATTAGGTTAACTGATAGCCAGCCAAGTCTTTTGAACCAAGCAAATTTACTGGGGTAAATTAGCTCAATAGGGTCTGCTTTAAGATCTCCTAATAAATCGTGATCATGGCTAGCAGCTAAGGCTTCCTTTGTTGGCCGTTGCTCTTTTTCATGGGCATCTATTGTAGTGTCAGTGGGTGGTGATATAGATACCACAGACTTTTGGAGGGCAGCTGCTTTATCATCGGTAACAGGCTGTTTAGCAGTAGGTTTATTAACAGCGCTTTTTGCACTTTCTGTCTGTGATTGTATGGGCTGAGCTGGTGACGCTGAGCCAGCTTGAGCGGATTTAGCTAGAGGCGGCTGATGAGAGCGTGTGAACTTGTGCTCCTTCGCTTTTTTTTGAGCACTATGCTGGTTAATGACTTCTGCTTCCCGCTGCTCTTCTTGCTCCAGCTCTTCCAATAAGGCTAGTGCCCATGACTCATCAGTATTGTTTTTCTGCTCTGGGCCTGTAGCAGGTTTTTTGCTTGGTGAAGGGCCTGCATTGGGCTTACTGCTTATCGACAGAACCTCATCACTCAGCTCAATGTTTTCGCCGTCATCATCATCCATATCATCATGAATGAGTAGACCATTATCATTGTTTTCATGATTATTTGTGGAAGGAATAGCAGGCTGGCTGGGCTTGGTGCTACTTGCGGGTGGTTTCGGGGTAGAGGGCTGTTGAGAAAACTGCTTATCACTAATCAGGTAGTTGGTTGCTAGAAAAACGTGCAAGCAGGAGCCACAACGTACTGAGCCGTTGGCTGCATTAAGTTGGCTTTTGGTTAACCTAAAGGAGGTGCCACATTGAGGACAGCGGGTTACCCAGGTTTCTGCCATAGTTCGCGTAACTTCCCAGCGACTGAATTGGTCGTAATACCCTTGGTGAGTGGTTAAACCCTACACATTGGGTATATCTTAACTAATGATTAATAATAATAGCCAGTATTGTGTAGGTAT
This genomic interval from Spartinivicinus ruber contains the following:
- the rplI gene encoding 50S ribosomal protein L9 codes for the protein MEVILLEKIANLGNLGDKVSVKPGYGRNFLIPFNKAVPATKTNVAEFEARRAELEKVAAENLTAAQKRAEAISELALTLTAKAGDEGKLFGSIGTRDLADAISAAGVEVSKSEIRLPEGPLRHIGEFDVSIHLHTDVDATLKVFVEAE
- the dnaB gene encoding replicative DNA helicase yields the protein MDQGPSLETEQAEQTTLSLRESPHSLEAEQSVIGGLLLDNSAWDSISDRITSVDFYHRPHQHIFRIIASAVAAGKPFDPVTIVEELTQLDQLEGSGGLAYLTDLAQNTPSTANIRAYADIVYERSILRRLIKVSQGIADRAYNTGGRSSSEILDEAEREVFQIAEDRPKDGGPVGVKELLNKAIDRIDELFNAGDSLTGITTGFTDLDEMTAGLQPSDMVIVAGRPSMGKTTFAMNLVENALLNSDKSVLVFSLEMPAEQLMMRMLSSLGRIDQTKVRTGKLEEDDWPKLAAAVNMVNEKKLFVDDTAGISPTEMRSRARRIVREHGDLGLVMVDYLQLMQVPGSSEGRTNEISEISRSLKALAKEFNTPVVALSQLNRSLEQRPNKRPVNSDLRESGAIEQDADVIMFVYRDEVYNPDTEQKGVAEIIIGKQRNGPIGAVKLAFIGKYTRFENLAPGAYEGFE
- a CDS encoding hybrid sensor histidine kinase/response regulator — encoded protein: MHRSEVQASRHKILRCLLAILLWVCLPATAEVVIKNTNYQVDLANYFEFYEDKKALLTIEQVRSEAYTHRFSPYRQKFFQFDQSHSAIWLRTTIHNNTATAQSPFITLLGADINWLDAYVEQDSQLKKVNTGDQQLLDGQLASHHRLLIPLHLAPNQTAVVFLRVQSQQSLNFTSYLKSPAQALVSSNRSQWLSGLLFGLFCCVAIYNLLAFFHLKERNFLYMFALVSCSLIFQGSWQGVFSQFSSLSFASQSQLSDIALLLGCAFASHLNRRYYQIGIDHPKLDLYFAWLCGACLLATLFSTLFPAWQPAKLSLWLTSFIVFNIFGCSLYFLKQGDKCARFMLAAQSPCALAILINIALTLNIIQLAPYKADWLLLSITSLTLFGVSYAFSLQFHIQAKEKLAAVEQLARRPNNQLNQADFLGKISHELRGPMNGILGMSELLMDTSLTPKQQDYANTIYHAGNELLNQLNQMLDISRLEQHALQLENTDFELPGLIEACVNMFRLTAEQRSIELISYLQPDVPAIINSDPNRLQQILLSLLNHAFKQTTAGEILLAGTAEQYEQGQQLRIVVKDTSDGMSQFERQQLLSKKVTTTELLNSNQPDIAIGIIVAKALIQQMGGTFSINSEIGIGTTFCFTLPLAPVKQAKQPQQEFDFKGVRVLVVDDNETCRKVLTQQCLSLGMDVTSAKNGKEALALLRTKANLQAHYDLVILDQNMPVMNGLQLSAKIKEDPNISNDVLVIMLTGVSHMPSIIEARNAGVKRILTKPIAHYTLESALKEELVKFQPQSSMMAKDFLTHHELPQNLKVLVVEDNPTSTKVIKGMLAKLNVTPKVATNGNEAVEAFKNQRFQIIFMDCEMPIMDGFEATERIRQWEQQHSLPPTPIIALTAHGIQDQKQRIAAVGMNGQLTKPLELVALQETLQVWALPRVEPVVES
- the purD gene encoding phosphoribosylamine--glycine ligase; the protein is MKVLIIGSGGREHALAWKVAQGEQVTEVFVAPGNAGTALEPKLTNVAIDVLAIDELIAFAQAKNIGLTIVGPEAPLVAGVVDAFDSAGLACFGPTKGAAQLEGSKAFTKDFLARHQIPTAEYQNFTEIEPAKAYIQEKGTPIVIKADGLAAGKGVIIAQTEAEAFAAIEDMLAGNAFGEAGHRVVVEEFLQGEEASFIVMVDGEQVLPLASSQDHKARDDGDKGPNTGGMGAYSPAPVVTPEIHQRAMEEVIMPTVRGMTAEGNRYRGFLYAGLMIASDGTPKVLEYNCRFGDPETQPIMMRLKSSLSKLCLAAIEGKLNQAKCEWDEQVALGVVMAAGGYPESYAKGDIISGLDNLTHVKVFHAGTKQQDGQVVTNGGRVLCVTALGKTVQQAQDAAYQAIEQISWNNAYYRKDIGHKAIAREQAKS
- the purH gene encoding bifunctional phosphoribosylaminoimidazolecarboxamide formyltransferase/IMP cyclohydrolase, whose product is MHTPTIQRALISVSDKTGIVEFATALHQQGIEILSTGGTFKLLKENSIPAVEVSDYTGFPEMMDGRVKTLHPKVHGAILGRRGQDDQVMAEHSIKPIDLVVVNLYPFSQTVAKPDCLLSDAIENIDIGGPTMVRAAAKNFKDVAIIVNSTDYSAILEELAENNHSLNDRTRFDLAVKAFEHTAGYDAAIANYLGKQILQTGDQSTAFPRTLNLQLNKVEDMRYGENPHQQAAFYVEATPVEASVSTAKQLQGKALSFNNVADTDAALECVKAFVEPACVIVKHANPCGVAVSSDILQAYNLAYQTDPTSAFGGIIAFNRPLDSLTAQAIIERQFVEVIIAPAIDEPALAVLNQKQNVRVLVCGDLPTVPSPQLDYKRVNGGLLVQDSDIHQVRMEDLKVVTDRAPTEEELADLKFAWNVAKFVKSNAIVYAKNGQTIGVGAGQMSRVYSAKIAGIKAKDENLTVAGSVMASDAFFPFRDGIDAAAAAGITAVIQPGGSMRDEEVIQAANEAGMAMVFTSVRHFRH
- the fis gene encoding DNA-binding transcriptional regulator Fis; the encoded protein is MTASETTSQEQAHSATENHELRQHLTSPEQESQTLRDSVEKALSNYFSHLEGQTVTDVYQMVLSEVEAPLLEVVMGYVKGNQTKASQILGLNRGTLRKKLKQYGLL
- the dusB gene encoding tRNA dihydrouridine synthase DusB — encoded protein: MLQIGPYTIEPPVVLAPMAGVTDRPFRQLCKRMGAGLVVSEMVTSDTRLWHSRKSQLRLDHTGETEPRSVQIAGGDPKMMAEAASMNADRGAQIIDINMGCPAKKVCNKAAGSALLKDEQLVEAILKAVVQAVPLPVTLKIRTGWDQANRNGTTIAKIAEDCGIAALAVHGRTRACGYKGEVEYDTIAAIKQSMSIPVIANGDIRSPEQAKAVLDYTGADAVMIGRAAQGRPWLFQEINHFLQTGSHLPPPSLSEIKAILLTHLDHLYQFYGDYMGIRIARKHVGWYLAAQPGGSCFRKQFNQLETISAQRACVQEYFERLINGEDIAA